One segment of Pempheris klunzingeri isolate RE-2024b chromosome 20, fPemKlu1.hap1, whole genome shotgun sequence DNA contains the following:
- the ppm1bb gene encoding protein phosphatase 1bb isoform X1 — protein MGAFLDKPKTEKHSAHGEGNGLRYGLSSMQGWRVEMEDAHTAVVGLPHGLTDWSFFAVYDGHAGSRVANYCSGHLLEHILSGGADFTSGPCSVEGVKDGIRSGFLNIDEYMRSFSDLRQGLDRSGSTAVCVLLSPTHLYFINCGDSRAVLSRDTKVGFSTQDHKPCNPREKERIQNAGGSVMIQRVNGSLAVSRALGDYDYKCVDGKGPTEQLVSPEPEVCVLERAAEGDEFVVLACDGIWDVMSNEELCEFVRSRLLVCDDLEKVCNSVVDTCLHKGSRDNMSVVLVCLPGAPKISEEAVKKEEELDKYLESRVEELLGNCGEAGVPDLVSVLRSIATENIPNLPPGGGLASKRSVIEAVYNKLNPHREEEGACAGGEEESEEGGGSTAAHLLEALRQFRLHHRGQYRSVLEESLVTYHLRGENTAEGAGEGKRTYDEDVNNALEQTASPPSPPSPPPSPAIAEPEASRDAPTPKSDPSSD, from the exons ATGGGTGCATTCCTGGACAAGCCGAAGACGGAGAAGCATAGTGCCCATGGTGAGGGGAATGGACTGCGCTATGGCCTGAGCTCCATGCAGGGCTGGCGGGTGGAGATGGAGGACGCCCACACAGCAGTGGTGGGGCTGCCCCATGGACTCACCGACTGGTCCTTCTTTGCTGTCTACGATGGCCATGCGGGCTCACGGGTGGCCAACTACTGCTCCGGCCACTTGCTGGAACACATCTTGTCGGGAGGAGCCGACTTCACTTCAGGGCCCTGCTCCGTGGAGGGCGTGAAGGACGGCATCCGCTCGGGCTTCCTGAACATTGACGAGTACATGCGCAGCTTCTCTGACCTGCGGCAGGGCCTGGACCGCAGTGGATCAACAGCCGTGTGCGTGTTACTCAGCCCGACCCACCTCTACTTCATTAACTGCGGCGACTCGCGCGCCGTGCTGAGTCGAGACACCAAGGTGGGCTTCTCCACCCAGGACCACAAGCCCTGCAACCCCCGTGAAAAGGAGCGCATCCAGAACGCTGGTGGCTCAGTCATGATCCAGAGGGTAAACGGCTCCCTGGCTGTGTCCCGGGCCCTGGGGGACTACGACTACAAATGTGTGGATGGTAAGGGCCCCACGGAGCAGCTGGTGAGCCCTGAGcccgaggtgtgtgtgttggagcgGGCGGCCGAAGGAGACGAGTTTGTGGTGCTGGCATGTGATGGAATCTGGGATGTCATGTCCAACGAGGAGCTGTGTGAGTTTGTCCGCTCACGACTCCTGGTGTGTGATGACCTGGAGAAGGTCTGTAACTCAGTGGTGGACACCTGTCTGCATAAG GGGAGCAGGGACAATATgagtgtggtgttggtgtgtttaCCCGGAGCTCCCAAGATCTCAGAGGAGGCtgtgaagaaagaagaggagctgGATAAATACCTGGAGAGCCGTGTTGAGG agcTACTGGGAAACTGCGGGGAGGCAGGAGTTCCTGACCTGGTGTCTGTCCTGAGGAGCATTGCCACAGAGAACATCCCCAACCTTCCACCTGGCGGAGGCCTGGCCAGCAA acgGAGTGTGATCGAGGCGGTGTACAACAAGCTGAACCCccacagagaagaggaaggg GCCTGTgcggggggagaggaggagagtgaggagggaGGTGGCAGCACGGCGGCTCATCTGCTGGAGGCTCTGCGGCAGTTCCGCCTGCACCACCGGGGGCAGTACCGCTCGGTGCTGGAGGAGTCCCTGGTCACCTACCACCTGCGGGGGGAGAACACTGCCGAGGGCGCAGGGGAGGGCAAGAGGACCTACGACGAAGATGTCAACAACGCCCTGGAGCAGAccgcctcccctccctctcccccctcgcCCCCGCCCTCACCTGCCATTGCAGAGCCGGAGGCCAGCCGAGATGCGCCCACCCCCAAGTCCGATCCCTCCTCTGACTGA
- the ppm1bb gene encoding protein phosphatase 1bb isoform X2, with amino-acid sequence MGAFLDKPKTEKHSAHGEGNGLRYGLSSMQGWRVEMEDAHTAVVGLPHGLTDWSFFAVYDGHAGSRVANYCSGHLLEHILSGGADFTSGPCSVEGVKDGIRSGFLNIDEYMRSFSDLRQGLDRSGSTAVCVLLSPTHLYFINCGDSRAVLSRDTKVGFSTQDHKPCNPREKERIQNAGGSVMIQRVNGSLAVSRALGDYDYKCVDGKGPTEQLVSPEPEVCVLERAAEGDEFVVLACDGIWDVMSNEELCEFVRSRLLVCDDLEKVCNSVVDTCLHKGSRDNMSVVLVCLPGAPKISEEAVKKEEELDKYLESRVEELLGNCGEAGVPDLVSVLRSIATENIPNLPPGGGLASKRSVIEAVYNKLNPHREEEGSAGELEDPW; translated from the exons ATGGGTGCATTCCTGGACAAGCCGAAGACGGAGAAGCATAGTGCCCATGGTGAGGGGAATGGACTGCGCTATGGCCTGAGCTCCATGCAGGGCTGGCGGGTGGAGATGGAGGACGCCCACACAGCAGTGGTGGGGCTGCCCCATGGACTCACCGACTGGTCCTTCTTTGCTGTCTACGATGGCCATGCGGGCTCACGGGTGGCCAACTACTGCTCCGGCCACTTGCTGGAACACATCTTGTCGGGAGGAGCCGACTTCACTTCAGGGCCCTGCTCCGTGGAGGGCGTGAAGGACGGCATCCGCTCGGGCTTCCTGAACATTGACGAGTACATGCGCAGCTTCTCTGACCTGCGGCAGGGCCTGGACCGCAGTGGATCAACAGCCGTGTGCGTGTTACTCAGCCCGACCCACCTCTACTTCATTAACTGCGGCGACTCGCGCGCCGTGCTGAGTCGAGACACCAAGGTGGGCTTCTCCACCCAGGACCACAAGCCCTGCAACCCCCGTGAAAAGGAGCGCATCCAGAACGCTGGTGGCTCAGTCATGATCCAGAGGGTAAACGGCTCCCTGGCTGTGTCCCGGGCCCTGGGGGACTACGACTACAAATGTGTGGATGGTAAGGGCCCCACGGAGCAGCTGGTGAGCCCTGAGcccgaggtgtgtgtgttggagcgGGCGGCCGAAGGAGACGAGTTTGTGGTGCTGGCATGTGATGGAATCTGGGATGTCATGTCCAACGAGGAGCTGTGTGAGTTTGTCCGCTCACGACTCCTGGTGTGTGATGACCTGGAGAAGGTCTGTAACTCAGTGGTGGACACCTGTCTGCATAAG GGGAGCAGGGACAATATgagtgtggtgttggtgtgtttaCCCGGAGCTCCCAAGATCTCAGAGGAGGCtgtgaagaaagaagaggagctgGATAAATACCTGGAGAGCCGTGTTGAGG agcTACTGGGAAACTGCGGGGAGGCAGGAGTTCCTGACCTGGTGTCTGTCCTGAGGAGCATTGCCACAGAGAACATCCCCAACCTTCCACCTGGCGGAGGCCTGGCCAGCAA acgGAGTGTGATCGAGGCGGTGTACAACAAGCTGAACCCccacagagaagaggaaggg AGTGCCGGTGAGCTGGAAGACCCCTGGTAG